The Desulfovibrio sp. genome window below encodes:
- the dsrJ gene encoding sulfate reduction electron transfer complex DsrMKJOP subunit DsrJ gives MYNAKYIIPGLIIFLGLVLFPFIKGIGQPELKIETEKPKNVKECVLKTEKMRDVHMVLLNEWRDDVIRNGKRVYTNEAGKQFNMSLTNTCMGCHENKDKFCDKCHEAVGVTPYCWTCHNISPVKKEGGK, from the coding sequence ATGTACAACGCCAAATACATCATCCCGGGCCTGATCATCTTCCTCGGCCTGGTGCTGTTCCCCTTCATCAAGGGGATCGGGCAGCCAGAGCTGAAAATCGAGACCGAGAAGCCCAAGAACGTCAAGGAATGCGTGCTCAAGACCGAAAAGATGCGCGACGTGCACATGGTTCTCTTGAACGAATGGCGCGACGACGTGATCCGCAACGGCAAGCGGGTCTACACCAACGAAGCGGGAAAGCAGTTCAACATGAGCCTGACCAACACCTGCATGGGCTGCCACGAGAACAAGGACAAGTTCTGCGACAAGTGTCACGAGGCGGTGGGCGTCACCCCCTACTGCTGGACCTGCCACAACATCTCGCCCGTGAAGAAAGAGGGGGGGAAATAA
- a CDS encoding (Fe-S)-binding protein: MSKMAPPEEVMNVNYSTPAEPWMDVKPEFKLGNYSYPGKPDVLKYLGLPNPRDWNPEEEDWKLPPDWREIITDGFRELLKKYRSLKVFMDVCVRCGACADKCHFYIGSGDPKNMPVLRAELLRSIYRGEFTVAAKILGKLAGARKLEEDVIKEWFMYFYQCTQCRRCSLYCPYGIDTAEITFLARDLMNRIGVNINWILEPVANCNRTGNHLGIQPHAFKDMMDFLVDDIETITGRRVEPTFHRKGAEILFITPSGDIFAEPGIYTFMGYLLLFDYLDLDVTWSTYASEGGNFGSFTNDKWMKKLNAKMYHEAQRLGVKYIIGGECGHMWRVLNQFMDTMNGPADFLEVPKSPITGTVFNNAKSTKMIHLVEFTADLIKNNKLKLDKSRNAGIVATWHDSCNTSRGMGFFDEPRYVLQNVVEKFVDMPSQTIREQTFCCGGGAGLNNGEFTEMRLRGGLPRGNALNYVQEKFGVNTMSCICAIDRATLPGLADYWAPGVTVTGLHELVGNALVFEGEEERTMNLRQEDLPGIEGSEEEE; encoded by the coding sequence ATGTCGAAGATGGCGCCGCCTGAAGAAGTCATGAACGTCAACTATTCCACGCCTGCAGAGCCGTGGATGGACGTCAAGCCAGAGTTCAAGCTCGGAAACTACTCATACCCCGGCAAACCCGACGTGCTCAAATACCTCGGGCTGCCTAACCCCAGGGACTGGAACCCTGAGGAAGAGGACTGGAAGCTACCGCCCGACTGGAGAGAGATCATCACAGACGGGTTCCGCGAGCTTCTGAAGAAGTACCGCTCCCTCAAGGTGTTCATGGACGTGTGCGTGCGCTGCGGTGCTTGCGCCGATAAGTGCCACTTCTATATCGGCTCCGGCGACCCCAAAAACATGCCGGTGCTGCGCGCGGAACTTTTGCGTTCCATCTACCGCGGCGAGTTCACCGTTGCGGCCAAGATCCTGGGCAAGCTGGCAGGTGCCCGCAAGCTGGAAGAAGACGTGATCAAAGAATGGTTCATGTACTTCTACCAGTGCACCCAGTGCCGCCGCTGTTCGCTCTACTGCCCCTACGGCATCGACACCGCTGAGATCACCTTCCTGGCGCGTGACCTGATGAACCGCATCGGCGTGAACATCAACTGGATCCTGGAGCCGGTGGCCAACTGCAACCGCACCGGCAACCACCTGGGCATCCAGCCCCATGCCTTCAAGGACATGATGGACTTCCTTGTCGACGACATCGAGACCATCACCGGCAGGCGCGTGGAACCCACCTTCCACCGCAAGGGCGCGGAGATCCTCTTCATCACGCCCTCCGGCGACATCTTCGCCGAGCCCGGCATCTACACCTTCATGGGCTACCTGCTGCTGTTCGATTACCTGGACCTGGACGTCACATGGTCCACGTACGCTTCGGAAGGCGGCAACTTCGGTTCCTTCACCAACGACAAATGGATGAAGAAGTTGAACGCCAAGATGTACCACGAAGCCCAGCGTCTGGGTGTCAAGTACATCATCGGCGGCGAGTGCGGCCATATGTGGCGTGTGCTCAACCAGTTCATGGACACCATGAACGGCCCGGCCGACTTCCTGGAAGTACCCAAGAGCCCCATCACCGGCACGGTGTTCAACAACGCCAAGTCCACCAAGATGATCCACCTGGTGGAGTTCACCGCCGACCTCATTAAGAACAACAAGCTCAAGCTCGATAAGAGCCGCAACGCGGGCATCGTGGCCACCTGGCACGACTCCTGTAACACCTCGCGCGGCATGGGCTTCTTCGACGAGCCCCGCTACGTGCTCCAGAATGTGGTTGAGAAATTCGTGGATATGCCCAGCCAGACCATCCGCGAGCAGACCTTCTGCTGCGGCGGTGGCGCTGGCCTTAACAACGGCGAGTTCACCGAAATGCGCCTGCGCGGCGGTCTGCCCCGCGGGAACGCCCTTAACTACGTGCAGGAGAAGTTCGGGGTAAACACCATGAGCTGCATCTGCGCCATCGACCGCGCCACCCTGCCCGGCCTGGCCGACTACTGGGCTCCCGGGGTCACGGTCACCGGCCTGCACGAGTTGGTTGGCAATGCCCTGGTCTTCGAAGGCGAGGAAGAGCGCACCATGAACCTGCGCCAGGAAGACCTGCCCGGCATCGAAGGGTCTGAGGAGGAGGAATAA
- a CDS encoding VOC family protein yields MPRYTGINHLAMATSDLEATIRFWRDLLGMRLVAGLGHAGYRHYFLEISETDMIAFFEWPEVKPVEPKDHGVPVKDPFVFDHVSFGVADRNDLWEIKAKLEAAGFWASEVIDHGFILSLYSFDPNNIAIEFSWTQPGVNLRERPRLVDKDPPPVRLEGPRPQPGKWPTPEPVKREDMKIYPGEGRELLGKG; encoded by the coding sequence ATGCCCCGCTATACTGGCATCAATCACCTGGCCATGGCCACGTCCGACCTGGAGGCCACGATACGGTTCTGGCGCGATCTGCTCGGCATGCGCCTGGTGGCTGGCTTGGGCCATGCAGGGTACAGGCACTATTTTCTGGAAATCTCCGAGACCGACATGATCGCCTTTTTCGAGTGGCCAGAGGTCAAACCGGTGGAGCCCAAGGACCACGGGGTGCCTGTGAAGGATCCCTTCGTGTTCGACCACGTCTCCTTCGGAGTGGCGGACCGCAACGATCTGTGGGAGATCAAGGCAAAGCTGGAGGCTGCCGGCTTCTGGGCCTCCGAGGTTATAGACCACGGATTCATCCTCTCGCTCTACAGCTTCGACCCGAATAATATCGCCATCGAATTCAGCTGGACCCAGCCTGGAGTGAACCTGCGCGAGAGGCCCCGCCTGGTGGACAAGGATCCTCCACCGGTCCGGTTGGAAGGACCAAGACCGCAACCTGGAAAATGGCCAACTCCAGAACCCGTCAAACGTGAGGACATGAAGATCTATCCTGGCGAGGGCAGGGAACTTCTGGGCAAGGGATGA
- the nrfD gene encoding polysulfide reductase NrfD produces MIEKALKGSPRYFGVLMAFLAIMGIGGGFYLVQLNNGLMITGLSRDVSWGFYIAQFTYMVGVAASAVMLVLPYYFHHYKAYSKMIIMGEFLAIAAVIMCLGFIVIDIGQPQRMLNVLINSTPNSVLFWDMVVLNGYLILNVVIGWTSLMAYWKRVSPPAWVKPLVYTSIVWAFSIHTVTAFLYAGLPGRHYWLTAILAARFLSSAFCSGPAILLLMTLLISKVTKFDPGKEAVKTLSTTITYAMCVNVFFFFLEVFTAFYSNMPGHMDPILFLFSGFEGHTYMTPFMWIAALFAITSLILLIPYKWRYNRDVLVPALILLVIGTWIDKGMGLIAAGFTPNPFEKVTEYLPTGPELMIALMIYAVGGFVLTILWKIALEVRAEVEGGL; encoded by the coding sequence ATGATCGAAAAAGCCCTAAAGGGAAGCCCCCGCTACTTCGGAGTGCTGATGGCCTTTCTTGCCATCATGGGCATCGGCGGTGGTTTCTACCTCGTGCAGCTCAACAACGGCCTGATGATCACCGGCCTGTCGCGCGACGTGTCCTGGGGATTCTACATCGCCCAGTTCACCTATATGGTCGGCGTAGCCGCCTCCGCCGTCATGCTCGTGCTCCCCTATTACTTCCACCACTACAAAGCCTACTCCAAGATGATCATCATGGGCGAGTTTTTGGCCATCGCCGCGGTCATCATGTGCCTGGGCTTCATCGTCATCGACATCGGCCAGCCCCAGCGCATGCTGAACGTGCTGATCAACTCCACGCCGAATTCGGTCCTCTTCTGGGACATGGTGGTCCTTAACGGCTACCTAATCCTGAACGTGGTCATCGGCTGGACCAGCCTCATGGCCTACTGGAAGCGCGTGTCCCCGCCCGCGTGGGTGAAGCCCCTGGTGTATACCTCCATCGTCTGGGCCTTCTCCATCCATACGGTCACGGCCTTCCTGTACGCAGGCCTGCCGGGCCGCCACTACTGGCTCACCGCCATCCTGGCCGCCCGCTTCCTGTCCTCGGCCTTCTGCTCAGGCCCCGCGATCCTCTTGCTGATGACCCTTCTCATCTCGAAGGTCACCAAGTTCGATCCAGGCAAAGAGGCCGTGAAAACCCTGTCCACCACCATCACCTACGCCATGTGCGTGAACGTCTTCTTCTTCTTCCTGGAAGTGTTCACCGCGTTCTACTCAAACATGCCCGGGCACATGGACCCCATCCTGTTCCTGTTCAGCGGGTTCGAAGGCCACACCTACATGACTCCGTTCATGTGGATTGCAGCCCTGTTCGCCATCACCTCGCTCATTCTGCTCATTCCGTACAAGTGGCGCTACAACCGCGACGTGCTGGTTCCCGCTCTGATCCTTCTGGTCATCGGCACCTGGATCGACAAGGGCATGGGGCTTATCGCCGCCGGTTTCACCCCCAACCCCTTCGAGAAGGTCACCGAGTACCTGCCCACCGGGCCTGAACTCATGATCGCGCTCATGATCTACGCGGTTGGGGGCTTCGTGCTTACCATCCTGTGGAAGATTGCCCTGGAAGTCAGGGCCGAGGTGGAAGGGGGACTTTAG
- a CDS encoding diguanylate cyclase yields the protein MISLAGPVDPVSILSHLPIALMVLDSGSGGILMVNDKFSDLFGYSQSELKHERDWWPVAFPEESYRDFVSKEWEIRVDWARENDCEMEPMEAVVRCKNGMDCSIRTHLVNHNGLDIITLVDISDQKVLQKKYEMLAATDALTGLANRRAFFNVLEQHLSLANRYSRPLSIILADIDHFKSVNDSFGHQTGDAVLAHFSRMVKNTLRTSDIAARIGGEEFALLLPETGSQGAYCLAERLRSAVVENVCYHAGEPIHLTVSFGLACLSGESHSGAPSCDEFMHLADDALYCAKREGRNRVNMHEFRTV from the coding sequence ATGATCTCACTGGCAGGACCGGTCGATCCGGTTTCGATCCTCAGTCACCTCCCTATCGCCCTCATGGTGCTCGATTCGGGCTCCGGCGGGATTCTCATGGTCAACGACAAGTTCAGCGATCTTTTCGGGTATTCCCAGTCCGAGCTCAAGCACGAGCGGGACTGGTGGCCCGTGGCTTTCCCGGAAGAAAGCTACCGTGATTTCGTCTCCAAGGAGTGGGAAATCCGGGTGGACTGGGCCAGGGAGAACGACTGCGAAATGGAACCCATGGAAGCAGTGGTCCGCTGCAAGAACGGCATGGACTGCTCCATCCGCACGCACCTGGTGAACCACAACGGCCTGGACATCATAACCCTGGTGGACATCAGCGACCAAAAGGTCCTGCAAAAAAAATACGAGATGCTGGCCGCCACCGACGCCCTCACGGGGTTGGCTAACCGAAGGGCCTTTTTCAACGTCCTTGAGCAACATCTCTCCCTGGCGAACCGCTATTCCAGGCCTTTGTCCATCATATTGGCGGACATCGACCACTTCAAGTCCGTGAATGATTCCTTCGGACATCAGACCGGTGACGCAGTGCTGGCGCATTTTTCCCGAATGGTGAAAAACACGCTGCGCACAAGCGACATAGCGGCGCGCATTGGCGGGGAAGAGTTCGCCCTGCTTTTGCCTGAAACCGGCAGCCAGGGGGCGTACTGCCTGGCCGAACGGCTTCGCTCAGCCGTGGTGGAGAACGTCTGCTACCATGCCGGGGAACCCATCCATCTTACCGTGAGCTTCGGCCTGGCCTGTCTTTCCGGGGAGTCTCATTCCGGAGCTCCAAGCTGCGACGAATTCATGCACTTGGCAGATGACGCTCTGTACTGCGCCAAGCGGGAAGGCCGCAACAGGGTGAACATGCACGAGTTCAGAACAGTCTGA
- a CDS encoding 4Fe-4S dicluster domain-containing protein yields the protein MQRSRRDFMKLAGVSALGLSAGTLGFLGQGAQAADALPTATDFAKPITAKQWAMVIDTAKFDDALFKKVITACHAYHNVPEIPGKQEIKWIWTDEFHGAFPTERPAFLADAQEHRKYLLLCNHCANPACVRVCPTKATFKNNEGLVVMDYHRCIGCRYCMAGCPYGARSFNFRDPQDFIKDMNLLYPHRTRGVVEKCTFCVEKLAQGKMPLCVEASGGAMIFGDLADPKSEVRKVLKEKYAIRRNPSAGTEPSVFYIL from the coding sequence ATGCAACGCTCCAGACGTGACTTCATGAAGCTGGCCGGCGTTTCGGCCCTGGGGCTCTCGGCCGGAACCTTGGGCTTCCTTGGACAGGGTGCCCAGGCCGCCGACGCCCTCCCCACCGCTACGGACTTTGCCAAGCCTATCACGGCCAAGCAGTGGGCAATGGTCATCGACACGGCCAAGTTCGACGACGCCCTGTTCAAAAAAGTTATCACTGCCTGCCACGCGTACCACAACGTGCCTGAGATTCCTGGAAAGCAGGAGATCAAGTGGATTTGGACCGATGAATTCCACGGCGCCTTCCCGACCGAGCGCCCGGCATTCCTGGCAGATGCCCAGGAGCACCGTAAGTACCTGCTTCTGTGCAACCACTGCGCGAATCCCGCTTGTGTTCGCGTGTGTCCCACTAAGGCCACGTTCAAGAACAATGAGGGCTTGGTGGTCATGGACTACCACCGCTGTATCGGTTGCCGCTACTGCATGGCCGGCTGCCCCTACGGCGCCCGTAGCTTCAACTTCCGGGATCCCCAAGACTTCATCAAGGACATGAACTTGCTCTACCCTCACCGTACCCGCGGCGTGGTGGAGAAGTGCACCTTCTGCGTGGAGAAACTGGCCCAGGGCAAGATGCCCCTGTGTGTCGAGGCCTCGGGAGGCGCCATGATCTTTGGCGACCTTGCAGACCCCAAGTCCGAGGTCCGCAAGGTGCTGAAAGAGAAGTACGCCATCAGACGCAACCCCAGCGCCGGCACCGAGCCGAGCGTCTTCTACATCCTCTAG